DNA from Nymphaea colorata isolate Beijing-Zhang1983 chromosome 4, ASM883128v2, whole genome shotgun sequence:
AACACACATTATGGGACTTTTTATGCAGCTCATAATTAGTTAACACCATAAAAGTTTAATCTCGTATTGAATATTGTGAGATATCTTCAAGTTCTAGTCTTTTTTAGGTTGGAGCTGAAATTGCTAGGAGCCAAAttgggatccaccaaaccaGGGACCCAAGCCCATgagtgggtcgagttgttatATACCACGTGCAATGTCATTAACATTGGTTATTAAACTTTCTATTTagtctttctttggttttttttaaagGTAAGTGGTTCATTGCACCATCCTTAAGAGAGGCCATTGAACTCCTCCTGTGCCCGCCATCCTAGGTTTTCATGTAACATGTTTTGAGACATTTTAGGGTGTAGAGATAAAGTACATTAGGACATGAAAGTGACCACTATAAAACTTAAACCTGAGTTTTTAAAGAAACCATACCACCTTCTCGTCCAGTACACTATAACTATGTAATATGGTACTCTTTGGTTATTGcctaagttttttattttctttcccatAACAAAATTAGATAAGGCTATATCTCACCCCATTGCTCGAGTATActaaacaaaaagaaaccacTATACTCGCTCTTTTCTCGACTGTTCTGATCAATACTTTTATATTTTGATGTCACATTTCGTCTAAAGAACTCAAGCATCTGTTGGTGTGGTTAGAAGTTTAGATGTGTCCGTAACATTAAGTTTGCCGTTTTgtcaaaagaattgtgaaagaTGTTCAATTAGAACCATTTCAAACTTAACCAAACTTGAGAGCAAGGATCGACACTTTTACCATGTTAATAGGAAGTCCGTAATTCTTCCATCAAACATTAAGTTAACAAAATCTATTATACATGGTTTAGAGGAAAAGCACAAAGGAGACAAAAACTGACGACTTCCTGCGGCGATCTGGCTCTTCCGTCTCGCTTCCGACGAGTTTTGTCTGGCCGGCGAATCGAGACGTTGTCCGGCGAGTTGAAAACCGCTTTAGTCGCTTTTAGTCGAAGGTGGCATTTTTGAGCAACTTTTCAAGCCCTCGTGCCCAGAGGACACGGCCGCGGTGGGCCACCGCCACCATCTAATGGACCCTCCGGTATTCGTTGGCAGCATCGCGGTCGCCGGGGCCGGAATAACGACAATCCGACGACCTCACCCTGGGCATGGAGAGCAAGCCTTCGGTCGTCAACGCGCCGGTAGACATACACACGTCGACGGGAGGAATCTGAAAGGAGGTGAGTGGGGGAGGAGGGTGTCGCCACTGTGGCAGCGGCCCCGCGAGCAGCAGCGTCTGCAGCAGCGGCCCGGCGTCCACCACCGCCTGCAGCAGCTTCCCCTTCTCCGGAAGGCGTGCCCCCGTTTCCGGCCATATATCGCACCAGGTGGACGCCAACTTCCCCTTCGTTGACGTTGGCTCTGCCATTGGTGGTGTCGGCGGCGGGGGTGGTGATACTCGCCGGTGGTCATCGGAGAGGTCGAAGCCGAAGCCGGAGTGGgcggtggaggaggaggcgcGGGAGAGGCTGTCGCACTCGGAGGTGGTGGAGTCCACCCGCTTGGGGTCGACGTTGGTGAACACCTCCGCTGTCCCCGGGGTGTTGGTGGAGGAGGCAAGAAGCAACTTCTCGAGGAGATCCCGGCAGCGGTCTTTGGCCTCGTCTCTCTCCCTGCAGGCTTGTTTCAGGAGTTGCAGCATCTCCCTGGCCTGCTGCTCGTGTTTCTCCATCTCCTCCTTGGCTGTGTTTCGAGTGTACTCGAGCTCCAGCGTGGTGCACAACAAAGCGTGCCTGAGTTCTTCGACGCTCTGAAGAGTACGCAAAAGAAGCCAAGTTAGTAGGCGCACTAGACAGAAAGAATAACCAGCAGAATCGGTGCAGTGCATGTTCTTCAGTAAATTCTTTACTGAATTAGGGGAAAAGGTGAGTGACATGACCTTGCCTACGAGGTAAGGCCTGTAATCTGTTGCTGCTGATGGGACTACTCCCTGATCCATCTTCTACAAAAGGGGCgagagagatgaagaaaaagagaagaagaagaagaagaagaaaagatgggGGAAGGAGGAGGGTGTCTGCAGGCAACTACACCCTTTTGAGAGAGGCGACCAAAATTATGCCTTAAATAAAGGTGAGGTGATTACTGACGGTTGAGATTCAATCTAGAAACGGAGTAAAAATGACGATGGTAGTACTGCATCATTTCACTTGGTGgataattgagagagagaggtcacTATGACCTCGAATAGTATCACAAGGATAGAATACAAGCTTCTTTTGGATTTGCCTTCTCTTTTCTGATGTAGCTAGCTATTAACAGGCGTATAGTGTAGTATGTATGTTACATATAAGCTTTTTCTTTCACTGGAAGGgcttctctctcgctctctctcttcttttatatatatatatatatatatatatatatatatatatataatcacttATGTTTCGCATGTTCGTGTAGGAGCATACATAAAATCTCATccgtgagaaagagagagtgcaTATAACCTGGTTCGCCAGGTTCCCCCAACACCGTTGCTTGACGCTTTCCGACCTACGGAAATCCCGGCAACGACAATCATTGCCGGTCCGTCTCTGAAGTAACCTTGTTTGTTCTTTCCCTCCTTCTAAAAACTTTACAGATGGAACTTGTCCTCTATGTCCGCATCCCAGTCAATAAAATCAACCCAACCACGTCTCCGTATACACAGCTAGAAAAAAATGTGTCCTTTTGATTCATTGGTTCCGACATATTAATTACCTTTCATGCTCATGTTCAACTTGCATTTTCCTTACTAAATCAATCAATGATTTTCAACGCATGGCGAGTCACGGATTTTCTAAATATTGATTTTCCTTCTTACGTTTATCTATCAGAATAATGAACTAGCTAGAGGAATAATCAGTCTTACATGCTATTAACCACATGTACCGGATATATAGAAAAAACTATGGTCTCATGTACGTACTAAGATTGCAGGGTGTGTCACATTGAGTTACAGGGTATTTTAtgcgatctctctctctctctttctctctctctctcatatatatatatatatatatatatatatatatatatacaggttCTGGATGCATGTGTAGACCTTTGAAGGAAATGACATAGGTAGGTCTGCAAAGGTGGGTGAGATACATCCAAGATGAGTGGATGTTATTGACGGCCTCTTAGCTAGCCAGGCTTGGTTAGGTGAGCTTAACCTGCCAATTATAGGCTTAGGTTTGGCACTGTGACGCCAGTGTAGCTATCATACTTTGCATGCATATTGTCTCTTATGCTGCTTGCACATCGACTTTATCCTCTGCCCACGCGCTTCTCTTTGATCTTCAACTTTGCGGAAAGAATTGATGTGCTTCCGATTTGGCAATAGCTGCCCCTACTTACAGGCATCGCCATTCGGTGGCTTGTAATCTCTCGGATGAGCAGACCAAATATCTCAGTCAAATTTGATgtacagagaagaagaagaagaagaagtttagAACTTATGTTCTAAAGTTGATAACAGTGCTGTCAAGGATGCAGTTTCTGGTGATGAAAGGAGAAGCAGTTAAAGTTAGATGTGTGGATCTGCAGTTGGTTATAGAGAAGATTTAGCGCCAACAAGTCTCATTCTTGTAGTGTCTGCTGCTAATTGTGAGGAACTATAATTTTTAGTGCTATTTATTTAAACTCTCTCAATTAATTGAcatgatatttcttttcttttattttttgttacttttttttttcattttagttacAATGGCATTAGTAGGATTTCTTAATAGTTTTTCTGGATATATTTCAATTTAAATCGTAATGTAACTATATTTGATCAGGATTCAAGCAATACATCTCCATGCTGATATTTAAAACATTAGTTCCTCGTACGTGGTCTCCAAGATTGTCATACTCAATTCGTATCAAGAAGCCTGTCGTATATATAAATTGATTTGCATTTTTCTCCCTTAATTTGACACATGAAACGTAAGAAATATTTAGATCGAATTCAACCAATTTGTCTTATTTGCAAGGCAAATTAATTAAATGCATTTGCATGTAATCGGGTCAAATTTTTCTTAAATCTCATCCAGACATTCAATTTAGACTAGTGCGTGATTCAGTTGCTCAAACTGCACACAGTGTATAAATTAGTCTAACTAgtaattagatccaaatttcTTTACCAGATCTGGCCGCTGAACAGTATTATGTTCGATCCAATTACATCCCCGGTCATAATGCATGAAAGTGATCAGATATCGATGCACGTATAAATGATTTGATGTGAATCTTCTGTGCAGCTTTTTCATTTAGGCCTCACTATGTCAAAATGGAATATTGCTTCAAACCCAATGTTTCAAATGGTTTAGACTGACCAAACAATATTTTAGACCTAGCTAGCTAGTTGTGGAATTGCCTCATACATTCATATCTAAATTATAAACTCTATTGACTTACCTGTATATAGACAAATTGAGCTGGTTTTTATACAGTAAACGTCACCTTAATTTACTATAGAATCAATTCAGAGCATAGCTGtcacaattgttttttttcttttttcttttctttactttttaaaGTCTAAGATTAAGCATAATTTTTCCATTCATATAAATATTGGAATACTTGGCTACCGTTTCATTCTTGGTAGGTTCTGAAGTAATTAAGTATTCAGTCAATTAACTACGTTTCAACAGTTGAATGAATATGTTATCAGGACAACTATTCCTAGGGTTTTTCTAACTTAAGGTGTACAGTGACTGCCCGATAGTTACGGGGAAGGAGATTTCACTTGGCTTATATATGACAATAGATTGTAGCTTCAGATATTCTTCTATGCAAGCAACGGATGGTCCTTGAATCCACAACACTCAAggtgtttgatgaaatggaatCTGGTAGTGCCTAGTCTTTGCTTCAAATCTCATAGGGTGTCAACTCTCAGTGTTGTAAATGAAGGGTCACCGATGCATAAGTTGAAGCTAGCCCAACATGGGCGGCATCTGGAGCTACCAAAAGAGACCTTGTATCATAAGGGATGAGGGGTTGTGTGAAAGTTTCGGCCTTCCTTGGGCTGTGGGTCAAACCTCACTCACCCAAATACCTGTAAGGTATCTTgagaaatatacaaaaataaagGGAAGCATGATAATCGAATGTCTAGTTTGTATTTTATAACATAAGAAAATTGAGACTACTGATCCTAAAACAACTAGAAAATCCAATTTATACGTGGAATGTTCGTGTTTTATGAGCATATGTTAGTCATTTTGCGTTCGCCGTTCATTGTTATGGTTGGAATTGTGAGTACCGGCCAAGAAGACGACCTAATCAGCCGGAAGGCCGGagtttataaataaatatatacatgtggagagagagaaagagatgactTCTAGTGTGAACAAACCCCAGTAAAGCGAAACATACGGGAACAAATGGTGCACATTGAATGGAAAACAAGAACAAGGATACAAAGGTATCAAATCCATTAGAGGTCGTATTATTTCTGGATCTTatggttcatatatatatatatatatatatatatatatatatatatatatatatatatatatatatatataggagccCACACAGTTCCAAAACATTTCCTATTTTCATATCGATATTTTagagaaattttttctcatttacatatagATGCTCTTAACCGATCGCTTAGTTGTATGCATTTTATCTCAGGCAGTTGTGCTAAACCAACAGGAATATTATCAAGAAAACATAAAGGAAAAAGTTGCTCCGATAGGAACTAATGGGCtttatgcttcttcttcttcttcttctttgcactTTCTGCGAAAAGTGTTTTGTCTCCAAAAAACCTAAAagctaagaagaagaagaagaaaaggagttGGCACAGAGGTTAGGGATATCATCATGCATTCCCACTGTTCACCAGTTCCCCCGCGGCACCATCATTCCCTTGCTTTTTCTCAGACtccttttgattttcttcttaaaGTTGGGCAGCCCACGCGCCATTCATGCCTTACCCTGTGAAGATTCCATTTAACTCATAGGGGCACCTTCATTTTTCACTGCACAAAGTTGATGGGACGTGAGGAGTTTCATTCTATCTAAGCAGAGAATGTTCTTTTGCTTTAATGACTACCTTTGTTATGCTTTACTTATCACCGGTTTTTAACGCCGTATAGGCCCATATGTGTTAAACAtgttttaaatgaaaagaacatttatatttattttattaagatATCGGTTAATACAAAGGCTAAAAAGCATTGCCCAGTATCTGAAAGAGCTTGAATGTGTATATATCGAAACATACAAATCTAAGTAAACATGAAGAGAAATTTATAGCTAAGATGTAAGCAAAAACATGTGAAGACGTCGCGCATTCATGTTCGGATGTAATCGCAGTATACAACCACGGCTCATGAAAGAGATGGAGTTTCTGCAGAAGTCCCTTGTAAAAATTCCTCTCTCCTTGCTTGTAAATTGGACTGCCAAATTACGTCGAAAGAGAATACCAGTATAACACAACAGGAACACAAACAGTATAATATATCGTGGAGTTAAAGCATACAGGCGATCATGAAACCACTACAGCATGAAAGGGTACAGCATTCTGTCCTTCATAGAAAATATTTCAGTACTCTCTTCTGAGTTCAGAATTGCAAAGGGGGCAATGCGTTGCTTGactaagaagaaaagagagacgCAAATAGTGATGAGATTTTGATGTGTAAGATACCAATATCTCAAATTTGACTTCATGCATTCATCGCCTTCTTTGATGGTTTCTTGGCTTTTGGATTAACTCACAAGCAGTTTGAGAAACTTGAGAATGACGGGTGCTTTCCTTAAGCCCGGGGCAACGAACAGTCGCAACGATATTCCCTTCCCCCGTAGGATCAAGTAACGAAATCaagtcttcctttttcttccataTATATAATGGGAATTCGTGCATATTGTGTAAAACAATTTGCGGGTCAATTGCTTTCTCTTATtatactttcttttcttttaggtGGTGAGTAAGAGGTTAGCAATTCATTGTCCAAAAAAGTGTGAAGCTCttcaatctttttgttttttgtttttggagtcTTAAGCTGCGTCGAAAAGTGAATGATGTAAAGTCCTACCCATTATAGTGTAGAGAAGTAGCATCCAAAAGAATTCAATGAACCTTTTATGCAACCACATGCCCACCACATGCCGGACTAGCTATGTTACACCCTTCTGGCTTTTAatacttgaaaaaataaattttaatcaCGGGTTCGGTTTCTTGACTAAGAAGAGATTAACTGGTTTATCATCACAAGAACAGAATGGATTGACTGGTTGATCATCACAAGAACCTTGTGGGCAGCTCGCGATCCTCAAAGGACAAATTTGGCgctttatttattttgcatgAGCTATATATGTTGTTGAATTTCTAAACTCACGACATAGTAATGAAATAGTTGGTTTGTGACTTTTTGGTGCCAAAAAAGCAAAAGCTCGATGTACTCTCCAATGGTcaaaatgttgtaaaaaatggTGCGCAATAAGAGTCAGGCTCAAAAACATTATGTTTTTTATTGTGACTTAGGAAAAACAAGCTTTAAGAGACTTATCGGTCACCCAGCAGCATAAAACTCTGTATTAGTATTCTTGCTACCAAGGTTTGTTGTATTAGGAAATTAGTttatgagaatcaaactgacaactGGCTTCATTGCTCAAGAAGCTATCACAAATATTTTTAAGCAGTGACCACAAATACTTTTAAGTAGCGGAAAAACAAAGAGTTGTCTGtgcaaagaaagaaggaagaaggatcTTAAAACTACCCTGCATTTCTATCgaagattgaaagaaaaataaagtaaataagAACTGCActagtaaaatataaaaatgtcgTTGAaggattttgtgttttcttcCCCATTTTAATGCTCACATTTACATTCATGTCTCATATCGATCCATCAACAAAACAATATATTGGGCCGGTACAATTTTGAGaaataattctttttttgttatttttaaattgaaaaaggacAATAAGATGATGGGATAAATATTAAATGATAACCGATTATCGGGTCAGAGGGACTAGAACCGGATCAGAGTCCAAATACGGCTCACCTTGTCACGAACCGAGAAGGGTGAAGAGGCCCGGGTGAcgttttttttccttctgctcTTCCCGCCTTCGCCGTTGCTGTCGATGGATGGTGAAATCTCCGCGGTTGTGAGGCTTTCATTCTGGGAATTCCGCCGTTAGCAGGTGGATTTCTCAAGGGGGGGCCTCCATCCATGCAGGCTCCGGTGAGACCGGCCGTTTACGGCCGCCCGTCCTTCCATTTGTGCTCCTCTCCTCCCCCGCGCATAATTCAGAGgcaggcctctctctctctctctctctctctctctctctcgctctctttcgGCTTACGCGTTAATATGAGTTGGGATTTCTTTCTTcctgtttgtttttcttctttgcaggAAATTCATGAAGCAGTGTATCTACACAGTTAAGGCCTCATCTGGCAGTGATTATTTTGAGGTGCTCTCATATGTTCAATGTTGCTCTTTCTTGGTTTGGtggtttttgtttctctccGTCGGCTTGATTGGAGCGTTGTAATCCTCCCAACATCCTGTTGGgattgatttatttttaataatgctGATTAATGTTttctgctttctctctctagaaacaTGAAGGATTTTGAAGGTTCCGTTGGCAAATCCTAAGCCATTTGAATTCCGGAATTTGTCCAATTCTGGTGGCGCGTTATATTTTGGATCTGTGTCAATTTAAGTGGGGTTTCCGAAAAGGGAACTAGGGCATTCTTGGCAATTTGGGGGAAGTGAATAACAGAGAATTGCCGTTTTAATCTGGAATTTATTTGCCCTTCTAAGTTTTGCTGTGGAAATTCATCTGATAATGGGcttattttcttcaaaacctttGCTGCTCTGATTATATAAGGCTCAATACATATGTGTGTTCTACTCAAAGCCTCTACAGTTTTGAGAAACATTTCGTGTACTAGATTATTTGAGTTGGCCGATTAGTAATGCATTTGACGGAAATCACGTAAATTTGTTCGAATTGGGTCCGTTGACGTGGCTATCGTGCGCTTTTAGTGATTCAAGTATGTATTACCTAAGTACATTACTGCCACGAatttgaaacaacaagaaaggTAATCGTACAGATCTTGGCTACCAGACGACTGACCGGCGACGATTCATTGACATGTGATTTTGCTATGTCCCACAAATCTGAATACATATCCGGGCATTACAGGAAGTACAAATATGTAGATGTTTTTGCATCTCCGGATCTCATATGGATCTGAAGAATTTCCTATGGCACGGTTGAATTAGCTTTGATTTATTGTTTGCCTACACCCTGGATCCTAAACATTTACTTCCTTAGACAATGCGCCCTTTTTTGTATTATCTATTTTACCCCTTATTAATTTGTTCCTTCTGCGTGTATTGCAATTGGAAGGCCAATGTTAAGATATGGTGTAGCTGTAATCGAAGTGCAGTTTATAAGTGTCCAAGTAACTAAATCTTACACTGTCAATGGCGTTCCATGTAAGACCTTCACAAATGTTTTGCCTATccctttttgaagaaaataaactGCTTTCTCTTGTTCTTCTAAGGTAAAGGATCTATCTTATCGACCTCCTGGGACTGAACAAAACATCTTGAGCGGAATCAGTTTTTCTCTACCCGAGAAGAGGTAAATGCTGTCTCTCTTATCTTAGGAAGTACTTGCATGCACCACTTAGACGAGTTTACATGGAATACCCTGTACTCCGTATCCAATATTCCCATCTGATCACATATTCTTAGATAGTAATAGCACATTAAAATGGTTCTATGTTGCTCTATTCATATTTTGTGGttgcttttttgttgtttgtgcAGCTTAGGATTGATATATGGACGGAGTGGTAGCGGTAAAACTACCCTATTGCAGGCTTGTTTCTAGCtatatgtttgtttggatgTGCTTCAAATGAAGGGGCCATACTTTTGATAACTTCTTTTATTCAATATTCAGATTCTTGCTGGATTGTCAAAGCCCACATCAGGTTCTGTTTGCAAAAGGACATTTAGTAATGGAGAACTAAGTCAAGTTCCTGTTGAACTCTCATCTGAAAAAGTAGGCATTGTTTTTCAATTCCCGGAGAGGTATTACGAATAAATACTTTCCTTgggtttttgttattttgaccTTCTCACTTCTCTAGAGATTGAAATGATATGCTAAGAAACGAAGTATTTTTGAAAAGGCATAAGCCATACTTTCGGCTGTTGAAAAGTGGTTCAGTGCATCTTGTGGGTAGCTGGAGCAATTGAACAGGTCATAATGTGCATAAACAGTTAGGATGAAATATGCATGAGCACAAGATTCAGGTAGCCTGGCATGTGATCTGGCCACTAGATATGAAACATGTAGGTGGATTCTGCAAATGAAACCAAGAAGAAAGCACCACTAAGTGTAAGAgtaaattatataatttatttcttCAACATAATGCGTCTCACTTTAGATGTTGTACTCATTGCTGAGTGAATCCTTCTGATGTTGCAAACAATTCATCTGCACCATAATATGGTTTTTATTTGTAAGCCAACTCATACTAATGAGGCCGAAGGGATATTCGGGCAACATAAACAGATGGATGTGATGAGGTAAAAACTGAAAGGCCTTTTCTTCTATAACGGAAGACTCTGCTTGTGGCTGGTGATTTTGTTCTCATGATCAAGACTTTGATATATGAATGGTTAGAATGTGAAAGTGTGAACTACTTGAGTTATCTGTCATGTTGCGGTTCCTGTTTATTTGGGCTCTAGAGCTAAATGTGTGTCTTGAACCTTCCATGTATAGGTACTTTCTAACTGATAAGGTTCTCGAGGAAATGCTGTTTGGTTGGCCGCGGCATAGCAGTGATCTGTCATCAAGAGAACAGCTGGCATTGAGGCTTCAAGCTGTTATTCATGCGGTATGGACATTTCgcaatatatattttctaactGTTGTTCCGTGATTGCTGAACCAAATAAACTTCTCTAGTTCGTTATCACAAGATTATAGGTCATTTGTGTTTTGGTGTACGCATTATTTAGTTTCTATCCATCATATGAATTTGACATAAACtgcatgattttcttttgaggGTAAGCACCCTTTGCTATAGATCATTGTATTCAAGTTGTCAGTTCCTATGGCATTGTCTCTATAGTAGTTCAATTTGGCAGGTTGGTTTAAGTGGGATAGCACTGGATGAAGATCCTCTGTCACTTAGTGGTGGTTACAAACGCCGTCTTGCCTTGGCTGTTCAATTAGTAAGAATTACTTTGAAAAATTATCGCATATTTTgcttaatttgattttttaaatagtaTGTCTTATTTGGTTTCTATTTTGCATAAAATCTGTCACTGTTTTTTTCAGATTCGTATGCCAGACCTATTACTTTTGGATGAGCCTCTTGCTGGCCTTGGTGAGACATGCCATTTGAATTGGTTCAATTCTCAgttctgatctctctctctctctctctctctcctgaaTATGGTGCCATTGGTTTTGCCTTCCATGTTTGAGATTAGATTGGCAGGCACGAGCTGATGTTGTGAAGTTGCTGAAGAATCTGAAGAAAGAGCTAACTATACTTGTTGTGAGCCATGATCTGAAGTATGTCAGCAATTTTTTCGGAATATGTACTCTTCATTTAAGTCATTAAGCATGTTTTGGTTAGTGCTGCATCATAGTTGGATGTTCACAAACCAAATAGGTTGGTCTCCCTAACATGAGATTCTATAATTTATTGTTATTGGTGTCGCTGGCTTAAACTTCTTTCCAGTTTTCCAAGTCTGTGTGCTTGCGTGTGGAACCATTGCACTTGGGTGTAGGCACAGGTGCGGAGCAATTTCAAAAAGCTTGGATGACATGAGATCAATAAGATGCAAAATATAAGTTTGTTGTGTCCAATCTTGTCCCGCATCCACACCCATGTCTAGCCGTTTTGACATGGGTATTGTGTGTTCATGTAACGTAGGCATAGAATGAGTAGAGTTGTTCTTGAGCTTATTCCTATGGTTTATTGTAGTAATATGGTTATCTATCTACAAGCTTATTCCAATGGTTTATTTCAGTAAATATGATCATCTCTCTACAATGTATGGATTTTATGGttccagcaattttttttacttttttcggTGACATTGCTTCTTATTGTTAATTTCAGAGAATTAGCACCTGTGGTGGATAAGTcatggaaaatggaaatgggAGGAATCATAAAAGAAGCGCCACTGCCGAATTAATCCTCTTGTTCTTGTCTGCAGTGGCCTAAGAAATTTTTTGTCAGAATCTAGTCTATTTTATCACAGTTACCGCTGATATTAAGTTgatatatttttgtcattaatttCCGGTTTGCGTCAAGTTGCGAAACTTTTGTGGCATCGGCAGGTGTTCTCCTTGGAGCTTGAAGAGGTTGTAGACTTGCTTAATGGATAATGCCAACATGTCTTAACAAATCAGCTGAAGCCTGTGTCAGGCCTGATCCCTAGAGCTCACAAGCTAAAACCTGGTTGAGTTGCCGAGCTCGTGAGCTAGTTCAGAGATTAGTGACGTCACTGCATTAGCATGTATTGTGTTTACTTATTCCTTTAGTTACCAACTATTTTTTCACTTAAACATTGAGAAATCTTAGTGAACAGTTTTTACTTAAATGCAGCCCATCAGCACGTACGCATTAGTTACTCAGGTAGCTTCCTCACCTTCTTGCAGATGTGGCACGGGTCCATGGTATCTCGTGTGTCTCTAGCTTCATCGTGAGTCGTGACAGGCGGAAAGGGACTAGCCGCTTCTTTTGTACGCATGCTGGTGGGGCAAATATTTCTGCTATAGTGGTTgcctttcatctttttcatgttctatttcatgAGAAGATGAGTCTTAGAATCCCAATAGCTGGGTGGATTTTATCTATCTTTACAATCCAAAGATTGCACTTTGTTGTATGCCTCCCGACTCCTCACGACTTGGTGTCAAATTTTCTTGAGCCTGAGTTCTACGCTACCAGCCATCTGTTGGACCCAAGCAGCAACTGGATCTGAATCAGGTTGTCTTCGAGTAAGATAACACCTTTTGCAAGGCAAAGACCGAGTTGTTGCCATTTGGTGAAAGCAAATAGATGGAAGCGTCAGTACATAAGAGCTCTGCAGACTAGTTTGGTGAGTCGTCTCCAGCCACACTCATGCTCGGATAATATGAGGAGATCAATGCCTGGAATTTACGTAACAGCAACGATCATCTCGCACGGTCTGTGTGACGTGAAGATCGTGCTATGATCGGGCATACGTTTAGGTTTTTGCTACCAGTTCAAGGCACCTGGTGATCCTGTTAAATCGTCAAAAACAACCGCCTGCTTGATGGCTGTGTTATTTGATCTTTAATATGAATCCTGAATCTCTCCAAGAATGGATTTCTATGG
Protein-coding regions in this window:
- the LOC116252079 gene encoding uncharacterized protein LOC116252079, which codes for MDQGVVPSAATDYRPYLVGKSVEELRHALLCTTLELEYTRNTAKEEMEKHEQQAREMLQLLKQACRERDEAKDRCRDLLEKLLLASSTNTPGTAEVFTNVDPKRVDSTTSECDSLSRASSSTAHSGFGFDLSDDHRRVSPPPPPTPPMAEPTSTKGKLASTWCDIWPETGARLPEKGKLLQAVVDAGPLLQTLLLAGPLPQWRHPPPPLTSFQIPPVDVCMSTGALTTEGLLSMPRVRSSDCRYSGPGDRDAANEYRRVH
- the LOC116253741 gene encoding ABC transporter I family member 11, chloroplastic, producing the protein MQAPVRPAVYGRPSFHLCSSPPPRIIQRKFMKQCIYTVKASSGSDYFEVKDLSYRPPGTEQNILSGISFSLPEKSLGLIYGRSGSGKTTLLQILAGLSKPTSGSVCKRTFSNGELSQVPVELSSEKVGIVFQFPERYFLTDKVLEEMLFGWPRHSSDLSSREQLALRLQAVIHAVGLSGIALDEDPLSLSGGYKRRLALAVQLIRMPDLLLLDEPLAGLDWQARADVVKLLKNLKKELTILVVSHDLKELAPVVDKSWKMEMGGIIKEAPLPN